The Carnobacterium divergens nucleotide sequence TATTTTAAAGAGCAACTAGCCCAATTAGGATTAGGTTTAGAAAATAGAATTGATAGTGAAATCGGATTGCTTTCAGGTGGGCAACGACAGGCGATTACGTTATTGATGGCTACTTTGAAAAAACCAGCTATTTTACTATTAGATGAACACACAGCCGCATTAGATCCAAAGACAGCAAAAGTAGTACTGGACTTAACGAATCAACGCATTCAAAATGAGGGGTTAACTACGCTGATGATTACGCATAATATGAAAGACGCGTTGACCTATGGCAATCGTTTAATTATGTTAGACTATGGCAAAGTAGTTGTGGATATTACTGGGGATAAAAAATCCCAACTTTCTGTAAATGATGTGATGAACCTGTTCCAAACGGCGACGAAAGATGGGCATTTAAAAGACGATATGCTTTTAGGAAGTTAAAAAAATTGTATTTAAAGAGGTTTTAGAATATAGTTGCATAATACAACGGATATCGTTGTGTTATGCAACTATATTTTTATTAGGAGGAATTTCATGCCAAATCAATCTCAAAATAATGAAATTAAAGCGCAATTGGAAGATTTTCATACGCTCTATAAACAATTTGAAACAAACGTGTTAAAAAAGCATATTCTAACAAAATCATCCCTTTCATTGCTGAATCACCTAGATAGTAATCCAAAAACAATTAAAGAACTCTCTCATGACACAAATTTAGATAAATCAACTTTAAGCCGTCAAGTAGACACTTTAATCAAAAAAAATTTAGCGATGGAGATTGAACATCTTGATCGTCGTTTAAGGACTGTTCAAATAAGTGATTATGGTCAAGAATTACAAAAGCAAATCCATCAACAATTGGATGAAAAATGGGACACTCTCTTTCAGTTATGGTCTAATGAAGAAAAACAATTATTAATGGTTTTATTAGGCAGAATGAACCGGTCTTTTCAGTTAAATTAAGAGTCATTGTAAAATATTTTAATTTCCTTTAAGATTCCTTAATCTCTTTATGTTTTAATAAGAAAGGATTATGAAAAGAAACTACTTATAAAAACAAAAAAAGATGAAAGAAGGCAAACTATGAGAAATCAACACAAGAAAAAACGCCATATTTTTCGAAATAGCGTACTTATCCTACTAATTTTATTGATAGCAGGAGGCGGCTTTGCTTATGCAAGCTATCGCAATAGCTTGAAAGAAGCTCGATCTGATCAAAATTTACCTGATAAATCGGATATTACTTTTAATGGAGAAAAAGCAGAAGATTTAAATGACGTCAATATTTTATTTATTGGGAGTGATTCTAGGGGCGATGACCAAGGTCGTTCTGATTCTTTAATGATTGCCCATTACGATTCAAAATCAAAGCAACCCAAATTAATTTCTCTAATGAGAGATATGTATGTAGATATCCCCGGTCACGATAAAGATAAAATCAACGCTGCCTATTCATACGGCGGACCTGAATTATTAAGAAAAACTATCAGCGAAAACTTTGGCATTGGGATTGAGTATTTTGTAATTGTTGATTTTGATAGTTTCCCCAAAATTATTGATACATTACTACCAGACGGTGTTCAAATTGACGCCGAAAAAGATATGTCTGAATATATCGAAGCTTCTATTAAAAAAGGACCTCAAAAAATGGATGGCGAAACCTTACTTCAATACGCTCGCTTTAGACATGATGCTGAGAGTGACTTTGGACGTGTAAGAAGACAACAACAAGTATTGAATGCTGTTGCTGAACAAGGTGTTAAAGTCACAAATCTTACTAAGTTACCAAGTGTGTTAGGGAAAATCGAAGGCTATTCGGTTACTAACTTGCCAAGTAGCTTGTTGCTATCTGCAGGAACAGACTTTGTATTAGGGAAAACAAAACCGATTGAAACCTTAACCTTACCTGTTGAAGGATCATGGGAAAATGGCTACTACGAACATGCAGGAAGCGTTCTTGAAATTAATACAGCCAAAAATAAAACAGAATTAAATAAATTTTTAGAAGATTAAAAAGTTCCTTGCACTGTTAGAAATTAGTCTAATAGCTGCAAGGCTTTTTTTATAAAAGCAAATAAGTTTACAGAGGAATCCATTCACTGTTAAACTGAGGGTAATCTATTTTAGGAGGGCATCCCATTGACAGTAAAAAATAAAATAATTATTGCGTTAGTTAGT carries:
- a CDS encoding ABC transporter ATP-binding protein — encoded protein: MTQEILTLSHIEKTFNKGTINQNQVLKGIDLTVNEGDFITIIGGNGAGKSTLLNSIAGNFLPDAGRISIEGNDVTKLKEHQRAALVGRVFQDPRMGTASRMTVGENMSMAYRRGQKRTLRKGNTQKERTYFKEQLAQLGLGLENRIDSEIGLLSGGQRQAITLLMATLKKPAILLLDEHTAALDPKTAKVVLDLTNQRIQNEGLTTLMITHNMKDALTYGNRLIMLDYGKVVVDITGDKKSQLSVNDVMNLFQTATKDGHLKDDMLLGS
- a CDS encoding MarR family winged helix-turn-helix transcriptional regulator codes for the protein MPNQSQNNEIKAQLEDFHTLYKQFETNVLKKHILTKSSLSLLNHLDSNPKTIKELSHDTNLDKSTLSRQVDTLIKKNLAMEIEHLDRRLRTVQISDYGQELQKQIHQQLDEKWDTLFQLWSNEEKQLLMVLLGRMNRSFQLN
- a CDS encoding LCP family protein, which codes for MRNQHKKKRHIFRNSVLILLILLIAGGGFAYASYRNSLKEARSDQNLPDKSDITFNGEKAEDLNDVNILFIGSDSRGDDQGRSDSLMIAHYDSKSKQPKLISLMRDMYVDIPGHDKDKINAAYSYGGPELLRKTISENFGIGIEYFVIVDFDSFPKIIDTLLPDGVQIDAEKDMSEYIEASIKKGPQKMDGETLLQYARFRHDAESDFGRVRRQQQVLNAVAEQGVKVTNLTKLPSVLGKIEGYSVTNLPSSLLLSAGTDFVLGKTKPIETLTLPVEGSWENGYYEHAGSVLEINTAKNKTELNKFLED